In one Pseudoliparis swirei isolate HS2019 ecotype Mariana Trench chromosome 23, NWPU_hadal_v1, whole genome shotgun sequence genomic region, the following are encoded:
- the LOC130188979 gene encoding cytosolic phospholipase A2 gamma-like isoform X1 — MQTGNTGFHGLVMCFCLGSSVLLARGLDMDMERTTATSQKAVRQAPSLCAGEQEYVHQRKRVVLQSLRRLAVNCTADSVPHIALLASGGGQRAAVGLVGSLYQMEKEGLLDCLLYLGGVSGSTWSMSSVYSDPEWSINIDATVARLSGPGVELEAVLAWLGERAKEENFSLTDIWGVFTSAGIMKQMDLRHLSDEASRNTTNPYPIYSAIEKHCFSSGPIEGQWFEVSPHEAGFTELGLFVETSLLGSKFKSGELLEETPEMDMVKLQGVLGCALAHEDTMKEFIPPWLNVAGQRDSAAEEYLRVYSGLHKLVALTRSTVKDPTALSYLGELQQILEDQMKRSESAWLEPKSVEERKRLSQLLRTELLTAVETWSESLEAGAFRTQVSLLTTKVLPKIIAWEWGTTSNFLYQYQDSMVPTCLRAQERFHLIDAGLLMNVAYPPFLGEKRDIDLIIAPEYSAGNVFETLTLARDYAAAVKKPFPEIDEHMLEEREWPKDCYVLEGKGSQPSIIYMPLFNRRNCRDAEEVKEKMEKFSTFQLPFSQEKMEFVLETAKDNIRSNRDALLREVHKAVAHRHQRKSVLL, encoded by the exons ATGCAGACTGGAAATACAGGTTTCCATGGCTTAGTGATGTGCTTCTGCTTGGGTAGTTCCGTATTACTAGCAAGAGGACTGGACATGGACATGGAGCGGACTACAGCCACGTCTCAG AAAGCCGTCCGCCAGGCCCCGTCTCTGTGTGCTGGTGAGCAGGAGTACGTTCACCAGAGGAAACGAGTGGTTCTGCAGTCGCTCCGCCGCCTGGCCGTCAACTGTACTGCA GATTCTGTTCCCCACATCGCTCTGCTGGCCTCTGGAGGGGGTCAGAGGGCAGCTGTGGGTCTGGTGGGTTCCCTCTACCAGATGGAGAAGGAAGGCCTGTTGGACTGTTTGCTCTACCTGGGCGGAGTCTCTGGGTCCACATG GTCCATGTCCTCCGTGTACAGTGACCCGGAGTGGAGCATCAACATCGACGCCACGGTGGCCAGGCTGTCGGGCCCCggggtggagctggaggcggtGTTGGCCTGGTTGGGTGAGAGGGCGAAGGAGGAGAACTTCTCCCTCACCGATATCTGGGGGGTCTTCACCTCGGCTGGCATCATGAAACAG ATGGACCTACGGCATCTTTCAGATGAGGCCAGCAGGAACACCACCAACCCGTACCCCATCTACAGCGCCATCGAGAAGCACTGCTTCTCCTCCGGTCCCATCGAAG GCCAGTGGTTCGAGGTGAGCCCTCACGAGGCCGGCTTCACCGAGCTGGGCCTCTTCGTTGAAACGTCTCTCCTGGGCAGCAAATTCAAGAGCGGAGAGCTGTTGGAGGAAACGCCTGAGATGGATATGGTCAAACTCCAAG GTGTTCTGGGCTGTGCGTTGGCTCATGAGGACACGATGAAGGAGTTCATCCCTCCCTGGCTGAATG tggctGGGCAGAGAGACAGTGCTGCTGAAGAGTACCTGCGTGTATACAGTGGCCTTCATAAGCTCGTGGCCCTGACCAGAAGCACCGTGAAGGATCCGACTGCCCTGTCTTACCTCGGAGAGCTGCAGCAAATACTCGAAG ACCAGATGAAGCGCAGTGAGTCGGCGTGGCTGGAGCCCAAAAGTGTGGAGGAAAGAAAACGTCTTTCTCAGCTGCTGCGTACCGAGCTGCTGACGGCCGTCGAGACCTGGAGCGAGAGTCTGGAGGCCGGAGCGTTCCGGACACAGG TCTCTCTACTTACTACGAAGGTTCTTCCCAAGATTATAGCGTGGGAGTGGGGAACAACCAGCAACTTTCTCTACCAATACCAAG ATTCAATGGTTCCAACTTGCCTTCGCGCTCAAGAAAGATTCCACCTCATAGACGCGGGGCTGCTGATGAACGTCGCCTACCCTCCATTcctgggagagaagagggacaTCGACCTCATCATCGCACCAGAGTACAGCGCTGGCAACGTGTTCGAG ACGCTGACTCTAGCCAGAGACTACGCGGCCGCGGTGAAGAAGCCGTTCCCAGAGATAGACGAGCACatgctggaggagagggagtggCCAAAGGACTGCTACGTGCTCGAGGGCAAAGGCAGCCAGCCGTCCATCATCTACATGCCGCTCTTTAACAGGAGGAACTGCAGAG ATGCAGAGGAGGTCaaagagaagatggagaagttCTCCACCTTCCAGCTCCCCTTCAGCCAGGAGAAGATGGAGTTTGTCTTGGAGACGGCCAAAGACAACATCCGGAGCAACAGGGACGCTCTGCTGAGGGAGGTCCACAAGGCTGTGGCCCACCGCCACCAGAG GAAGTCTGTGCTGCTCTAG
- the LOC130188979 gene encoding cytosolic phospholipase A2 gamma-like isoform X6, with the protein MQTGNTGFHGLVMCFCLGSSVLLARGLDMDMERTTATSQKAVRQAPSLCAGEQEYVHQRKRVVLQSLRRLAVNCTADSVPHIALLASGGGQRAAVGLVGSLYQMEKEGLLDCLLYLGGVSGSTWSMSSVYSDPEWSINIDATVARLSGPGVELEAVLAWLGERAKEENFSLTDIWGVFTSAGIMKQMDLRHLSDEASRNTTNPYPIYSAIEKHCFSSGPIEGQWFEVSPHEAGFTELGLFVETSLLGSKFKSGELLEETPEMDMVKLQGVLGCALAHEDTMKEFIPPWLNVAGQRDSAAEEYLRVYSGLHKLVALTRSTVKDPTALSYLGELQQILEDQMKRSESAWLEPKSVEERKRLSQLLRTELLTAVETWSESLEAGAFRTQGSSQDYSVGVGNNQQLSLPIPRRGAADERRLPSIPGREEGHRPHHRTRVQRWQRVRDAEEVKEKMEKFSTFQLPFSQEKMEFVLETAKDNIRSNRDALLREVHKAVAHRHQRKSVLL; encoded by the exons ATGCAGACTGGAAATACAGGTTTCCATGGCTTAGTGATGTGCTTCTGCTTGGGTAGTTCCGTATTACTAGCAAGAGGACTGGACATGGACATGGAGCGGACTACAGCCACGTCTCAG AAAGCCGTCCGCCAGGCCCCGTCTCTGTGTGCTGGTGAGCAGGAGTACGTTCACCAGAGGAAACGAGTGGTTCTGCAGTCGCTCCGCCGCCTGGCCGTCAACTGTACTGCA GATTCTGTTCCCCACATCGCTCTGCTGGCCTCTGGAGGGGGTCAGAGGGCAGCTGTGGGTCTGGTGGGTTCCCTCTACCAGATGGAGAAGGAAGGCCTGTTGGACTGTTTGCTCTACCTGGGCGGAGTCTCTGGGTCCACATG GTCCATGTCCTCCGTGTACAGTGACCCGGAGTGGAGCATCAACATCGACGCCACGGTGGCCAGGCTGTCGGGCCCCggggtggagctggaggcggtGTTGGCCTGGTTGGGTGAGAGGGCGAAGGAGGAGAACTTCTCCCTCACCGATATCTGGGGGGTCTTCACCTCGGCTGGCATCATGAAACAG ATGGACCTACGGCATCTTTCAGATGAGGCCAGCAGGAACACCACCAACCCGTACCCCATCTACAGCGCCATCGAGAAGCACTGCTTCTCCTCCGGTCCCATCGAAG GCCAGTGGTTCGAGGTGAGCCCTCACGAGGCCGGCTTCACCGAGCTGGGCCTCTTCGTTGAAACGTCTCTCCTGGGCAGCAAATTCAAGAGCGGAGAGCTGTTGGAGGAAACGCCTGAGATGGATATGGTCAAACTCCAAG GTGTTCTGGGCTGTGCGTTGGCTCATGAGGACACGATGAAGGAGTTCATCCCTCCCTGGCTGAATG tggctGGGCAGAGAGACAGTGCTGCTGAAGAGTACCTGCGTGTATACAGTGGCCTTCATAAGCTCGTGGCCCTGACCAGAAGCACCGTGAAGGATCCGACTGCCCTGTCTTACCTCGGAGAGCTGCAGCAAATACTCGAAG ACCAGATGAAGCGCAGTGAGTCGGCGTGGCTGGAGCCCAAAAGTGTGGAGGAAAGAAAACGTCTTTCTCAGCTGCTGCGTACCGAGCTGCTGACGGCCGTCGAGACCTGGAGCGAGAGTCTGGAGGCCGGAGCGTTCCGGACACAGG GTTCTTCCCAAGATTATAGCGTGGGAGTGGGGAACAACCAGCAACTTTCTCTACCAATACCAAG ACGCGGGGCTGCTGATGAACGTCGCCTACCCTCCATTcctgggagagaagagggacaTCGACCTCATCATCGCACCAGAGTACAGCGCTGGCAACGTGTTCGAG ATGCAGAGGAGGTCaaagagaagatggagaagttCTCCACCTTCCAGCTCCCCTTCAGCCAGGAGAAGATGGAGTTTGTCTTGGAGACGGCCAAAGACAACATCCGGAGCAACAGGGACGCTCTGCTGAGGGAGGTCCACAAGGCTGTGGCCCACCGCCACCAGAG GAAGTCTGTGCTGCTCTAG
- the LOC130188979 gene encoding cytosolic phospholipase A2 beta-like isoform X2, whose product MQTGNTGFHGLVMCFCLGSSVLLARGLDMDMERTTATSQKAVRQAPSLCAGEQEYVHQRKRVVLQSLRRLAVNCTADSVPHIALLASGGGQRAAVGLVGSLYQMEKEGLLDCLLYLGGVSGSTWSMSSVYSDPEWSINIDATVARLSGPGVELEAVLAWLGERAKEENFSLTDIWGVFTSAGIMKQMDLRHLSDEASRNTTNPYPIYSAIEKHCFSSGPIEGQWFEVSPHEAGFTELGLFVETSLLGSKFKSGELLEETPEMDMVKLQGVLGCALAHEDTMKEFIPPWLNVAGQRDSAAEEYLRVYSGLHKLVALTRSTVKDPTALSYLGELQQILEDQMKRSESAWLEPKSVEERKRLSQLLRTELLTAVETWSESLEAGAFRTQVSLLTTKVLPKIIAWEWGTTSNFLYQYQDAGLLMNVAYPPFLGEKRDIDLIIAPEYSAGNVFETLTLARDYAAAVKKPFPEIDEHMLEEREWPKDCYVLEGKGSQPSIIYMPLFNRRNCRDAEEVKEKMEKFSTFQLPFSQEKMEFVLETAKDNIRSNRDALLREVHKAVAHRHQRKSVLL is encoded by the exons ATGCAGACTGGAAATACAGGTTTCCATGGCTTAGTGATGTGCTTCTGCTTGGGTAGTTCCGTATTACTAGCAAGAGGACTGGACATGGACATGGAGCGGACTACAGCCACGTCTCAG AAAGCCGTCCGCCAGGCCCCGTCTCTGTGTGCTGGTGAGCAGGAGTACGTTCACCAGAGGAAACGAGTGGTTCTGCAGTCGCTCCGCCGCCTGGCCGTCAACTGTACTGCA GATTCTGTTCCCCACATCGCTCTGCTGGCCTCTGGAGGGGGTCAGAGGGCAGCTGTGGGTCTGGTGGGTTCCCTCTACCAGATGGAGAAGGAAGGCCTGTTGGACTGTTTGCTCTACCTGGGCGGAGTCTCTGGGTCCACATG GTCCATGTCCTCCGTGTACAGTGACCCGGAGTGGAGCATCAACATCGACGCCACGGTGGCCAGGCTGTCGGGCCCCggggtggagctggaggcggtGTTGGCCTGGTTGGGTGAGAGGGCGAAGGAGGAGAACTTCTCCCTCACCGATATCTGGGGGGTCTTCACCTCGGCTGGCATCATGAAACAG ATGGACCTACGGCATCTTTCAGATGAGGCCAGCAGGAACACCACCAACCCGTACCCCATCTACAGCGCCATCGAGAAGCACTGCTTCTCCTCCGGTCCCATCGAAG GCCAGTGGTTCGAGGTGAGCCCTCACGAGGCCGGCTTCACCGAGCTGGGCCTCTTCGTTGAAACGTCTCTCCTGGGCAGCAAATTCAAGAGCGGAGAGCTGTTGGAGGAAACGCCTGAGATGGATATGGTCAAACTCCAAG GTGTTCTGGGCTGTGCGTTGGCTCATGAGGACACGATGAAGGAGTTCATCCCTCCCTGGCTGAATG tggctGGGCAGAGAGACAGTGCTGCTGAAGAGTACCTGCGTGTATACAGTGGCCTTCATAAGCTCGTGGCCCTGACCAGAAGCACCGTGAAGGATCCGACTGCCCTGTCTTACCTCGGAGAGCTGCAGCAAATACTCGAAG ACCAGATGAAGCGCAGTGAGTCGGCGTGGCTGGAGCCCAAAAGTGTGGAGGAAAGAAAACGTCTTTCTCAGCTGCTGCGTACCGAGCTGCTGACGGCCGTCGAGACCTGGAGCGAGAGTCTGGAGGCCGGAGCGTTCCGGACACAGG TCTCTCTACTTACTACGAAGGTTCTTCCCAAGATTATAGCGTGGGAGTGGGGAACAACCAGCAACTTTCTCTACCAATACCAAG ACGCGGGGCTGCTGATGAACGTCGCCTACCCTCCATTcctgggagagaagagggacaTCGACCTCATCATCGCACCAGAGTACAGCGCTGGCAACGTGTTCGAG ACGCTGACTCTAGCCAGAGACTACGCGGCCGCGGTGAAGAAGCCGTTCCCAGAGATAGACGAGCACatgctggaggagagggagtggCCAAAGGACTGCTACGTGCTCGAGGGCAAAGGCAGCCAGCCGTCCATCATCTACATGCCGCTCTTTAACAGGAGGAACTGCAGAG ATGCAGAGGAGGTCaaagagaagatggagaagttCTCCACCTTCCAGCTCCCCTTCAGCCAGGAGAAGATGGAGTTTGTCTTGGAGACGGCCAAAGACAACATCCGGAGCAACAGGGACGCTCTGCTGAGGGAGGTCCACAAGGCTGTGGCCCACCGCCACCAGAG GAAGTCTGTGCTGCTCTAG
- the LOC130188979 gene encoding cytosolic phospholipase A2 beta-like isoform X7, which produces MQTGNTGFHGLVMCFCLGSSVLLARGLDMDMERTTATSQKAVRQAPSLCAGEQEYVHQRKRVVLQSLRRLAVNCTADSVPHIALLASGGGQRAAVGLVGSLYQMEKEGLLDCLLYLGGVSGSTWSMSSVYSDPEWSINIDATVARLSGPGVELEAVLAWLGERAKEENFSLTDIWGVFTSAGIMKQMDLRHLSDEASRNTTNPYPIYSAIEKHCFSSGPIEGQWFEVSPHEAGFTELGLFVETSLLGSKFKSGELLEETPEMDMVKLQGVLGCALAHEDTMKEFIPPWLNDSMVPTCLRAQERFHLIDAGLLMNVAYPPFLGEKRDIDLIIAPEYSAGNVFETLTLARDYAAAVKKPFPEIDEHMLEEREWPKDCYVLEGKGSQPSIIYMPLFNRRNCRDAEEVKEKMEKFSTFQLPFSQEKMEFVLETAKDNIRSNRDALLREVHKAVAHRHQRKSVLL; this is translated from the exons ATGCAGACTGGAAATACAGGTTTCCATGGCTTAGTGATGTGCTTCTGCTTGGGTAGTTCCGTATTACTAGCAAGAGGACTGGACATGGACATGGAGCGGACTACAGCCACGTCTCAG AAAGCCGTCCGCCAGGCCCCGTCTCTGTGTGCTGGTGAGCAGGAGTACGTTCACCAGAGGAAACGAGTGGTTCTGCAGTCGCTCCGCCGCCTGGCCGTCAACTGTACTGCA GATTCTGTTCCCCACATCGCTCTGCTGGCCTCTGGAGGGGGTCAGAGGGCAGCTGTGGGTCTGGTGGGTTCCCTCTACCAGATGGAGAAGGAAGGCCTGTTGGACTGTTTGCTCTACCTGGGCGGAGTCTCTGGGTCCACATG GTCCATGTCCTCCGTGTACAGTGACCCGGAGTGGAGCATCAACATCGACGCCACGGTGGCCAGGCTGTCGGGCCCCggggtggagctggaggcggtGTTGGCCTGGTTGGGTGAGAGGGCGAAGGAGGAGAACTTCTCCCTCACCGATATCTGGGGGGTCTTCACCTCGGCTGGCATCATGAAACAG ATGGACCTACGGCATCTTTCAGATGAGGCCAGCAGGAACACCACCAACCCGTACCCCATCTACAGCGCCATCGAGAAGCACTGCTTCTCCTCCGGTCCCATCGAAG GCCAGTGGTTCGAGGTGAGCCCTCACGAGGCCGGCTTCACCGAGCTGGGCCTCTTCGTTGAAACGTCTCTCCTGGGCAGCAAATTCAAGAGCGGAGAGCTGTTGGAGGAAACGCCTGAGATGGATATGGTCAAACTCCAAG GTGTTCTGGGCTGTGCGTTGGCTCATGAGGACACGATGAAGGAGTTCATCCCTCCCTGGCTGAATG ATTCAATGGTTCCAACTTGCCTTCGCGCTCAAGAAAGATTCCACCTCATAGACGCGGGGCTGCTGATGAACGTCGCCTACCCTCCATTcctgggagagaagagggacaTCGACCTCATCATCGCACCAGAGTACAGCGCTGGCAACGTGTTCGAG ACGCTGACTCTAGCCAGAGACTACGCGGCCGCGGTGAAGAAGCCGTTCCCAGAGATAGACGAGCACatgctggaggagagggagtggCCAAAGGACTGCTACGTGCTCGAGGGCAAAGGCAGCCAGCCGTCCATCATCTACATGCCGCTCTTTAACAGGAGGAACTGCAGAG ATGCAGAGGAGGTCaaagagaagatggagaagttCTCCACCTTCCAGCTCCCCTTCAGCCAGGAGAAGATGGAGTTTGTCTTGGAGACGGCCAAAGACAACATCCGGAGCAACAGGGACGCTCTGCTGAGGGAGGTCCACAAGGCTGTGGCCCACCGCCACCAGAG GAAGTCTGTGCTGCTCTAG
- the LOC130188979 gene encoding cytosolic phospholipase A2 gamma-like isoform X3, with the protein MQTGNTGFHGLVMCFCLGSSVLLARGLDMDMERTTATSQKAVRQAPSLCAGEQEYVHQRKRVVLQSLRRLAVNCTADSVPHIALLASGGGQRAAVGLVGSLYQMEKEGLLDCLLYLGGVSGSTWSMSSVYSDPEWSINIDATVARLSGPGVELEAVLAWLGERAKEENFSLTDIWGVFTSAGIMKQMDLRHLSDEASRNTTNPYPIYSAIEKHCFSSGPIEGQWFEVSPHEAGFTELGLFVETSLLGSKFKSGELLEETPEMDMVKLQGVLGCALAHEDTMKEFIPPWLNVAGQRDSAAEEYLRVYSGLHKLVALTRSTVKDPTALSYLGELQQILEDQMKRSESAWLEPKSVEERKRLSQLLRTELLTAVETWSESLEAGAFRTQGSSQDYSVGVGNNQQLSLPIPRFNGSNLPSRSRKIPPHRRGAADERRLPSIPGREEGHRPHHRTRVQRWQRVRDAEEVKEKMEKFSTFQLPFSQEKMEFVLETAKDNIRSNRDALLREVHKAVAHRHQRKSVLL; encoded by the exons ATGCAGACTGGAAATACAGGTTTCCATGGCTTAGTGATGTGCTTCTGCTTGGGTAGTTCCGTATTACTAGCAAGAGGACTGGACATGGACATGGAGCGGACTACAGCCACGTCTCAG AAAGCCGTCCGCCAGGCCCCGTCTCTGTGTGCTGGTGAGCAGGAGTACGTTCACCAGAGGAAACGAGTGGTTCTGCAGTCGCTCCGCCGCCTGGCCGTCAACTGTACTGCA GATTCTGTTCCCCACATCGCTCTGCTGGCCTCTGGAGGGGGTCAGAGGGCAGCTGTGGGTCTGGTGGGTTCCCTCTACCAGATGGAGAAGGAAGGCCTGTTGGACTGTTTGCTCTACCTGGGCGGAGTCTCTGGGTCCACATG GTCCATGTCCTCCGTGTACAGTGACCCGGAGTGGAGCATCAACATCGACGCCACGGTGGCCAGGCTGTCGGGCCCCggggtggagctggaggcggtGTTGGCCTGGTTGGGTGAGAGGGCGAAGGAGGAGAACTTCTCCCTCACCGATATCTGGGGGGTCTTCACCTCGGCTGGCATCATGAAACAG ATGGACCTACGGCATCTTTCAGATGAGGCCAGCAGGAACACCACCAACCCGTACCCCATCTACAGCGCCATCGAGAAGCACTGCTTCTCCTCCGGTCCCATCGAAG GCCAGTGGTTCGAGGTGAGCCCTCACGAGGCCGGCTTCACCGAGCTGGGCCTCTTCGTTGAAACGTCTCTCCTGGGCAGCAAATTCAAGAGCGGAGAGCTGTTGGAGGAAACGCCTGAGATGGATATGGTCAAACTCCAAG GTGTTCTGGGCTGTGCGTTGGCTCATGAGGACACGATGAAGGAGTTCATCCCTCCCTGGCTGAATG tggctGGGCAGAGAGACAGTGCTGCTGAAGAGTACCTGCGTGTATACAGTGGCCTTCATAAGCTCGTGGCCCTGACCAGAAGCACCGTGAAGGATCCGACTGCCCTGTCTTACCTCGGAGAGCTGCAGCAAATACTCGAAG ACCAGATGAAGCGCAGTGAGTCGGCGTGGCTGGAGCCCAAAAGTGTGGAGGAAAGAAAACGTCTTTCTCAGCTGCTGCGTACCGAGCTGCTGACGGCCGTCGAGACCTGGAGCGAGAGTCTGGAGGCCGGAGCGTTCCGGACACAGG GTTCTTCCCAAGATTATAGCGTGGGAGTGGGGAACAACCAGCAACTTTCTCTACCAATACCAAG ATTCAATGGTTCCAACTTGCCTTCGCGCTCAAGAAAGATTCCACCTCATAGACGCGGGGCTGCTGATGAACGTCGCCTACCCTCCATTcctgggagagaagagggacaTCGACCTCATCATCGCACCAGAGTACAGCGCTGGCAACGTGTTCGAG ATGCAGAGGAGGTCaaagagaagatggagaagttCTCCACCTTCCAGCTCCCCTTCAGCCAGGAGAAGATGGAGTTTGTCTTGGAGACGGCCAAAGACAACATCCGGAGCAACAGGGACGCTCTGCTGAGGGAGGTCCACAAGGCTGTGGCCCACCGCCACCAGAG GAAGTCTGTGCTGCTCTAG
- the LOC130188979 gene encoding cytosolic phospholipase A2 gamma-like isoform X4, with the protein MQTGNTGFHGLVMCFCLGSSVLLARGLDMDMERTTATSQKAVRQAPSLCAGEQEYVHQRKRVVLQSLRRLAVNCTADSVPHIALLASGGGQRAAVGLVGSLYQMEKEGLLDCLLYLGGVSGSTWSMSSVYSDPEWSINIDATVARLSGPGVELEAVLAWLGERAKEENFSLTDIWGVFTSAGIMKQMDLRHLSDEASRNTTNPYPIYSAIEKHCFSSGPIEGQWFEVSPHEAGFTELGLFVETSLLGSKFKSGELLEETPEMDMVKLQGVLGCALAHEDTMKEFIPPWLNVAGQRDSAAEEYLRVYSGLHKLVALTRSTVKDPTALSYLGELQQILEDQMKRSESAWLEPKSVEERKRLSQLLRTELLTAVETWSESLEAGAFRTQGSSQDYSVGVGNNQQLSLPIPRFNGSNLPSRSRKIPPHRRGAADERRLPSIPGREEGHRPHHRTRVQRWQRVRDADSSQRLRGRGEEAVPRDRRAHAGGEGVAKGLLRARGQRQPAVHHLHAAL; encoded by the exons ATGCAGACTGGAAATACAGGTTTCCATGGCTTAGTGATGTGCTTCTGCTTGGGTAGTTCCGTATTACTAGCAAGAGGACTGGACATGGACATGGAGCGGACTACAGCCACGTCTCAG AAAGCCGTCCGCCAGGCCCCGTCTCTGTGTGCTGGTGAGCAGGAGTACGTTCACCAGAGGAAACGAGTGGTTCTGCAGTCGCTCCGCCGCCTGGCCGTCAACTGTACTGCA GATTCTGTTCCCCACATCGCTCTGCTGGCCTCTGGAGGGGGTCAGAGGGCAGCTGTGGGTCTGGTGGGTTCCCTCTACCAGATGGAGAAGGAAGGCCTGTTGGACTGTTTGCTCTACCTGGGCGGAGTCTCTGGGTCCACATG GTCCATGTCCTCCGTGTACAGTGACCCGGAGTGGAGCATCAACATCGACGCCACGGTGGCCAGGCTGTCGGGCCCCggggtggagctggaggcggtGTTGGCCTGGTTGGGTGAGAGGGCGAAGGAGGAGAACTTCTCCCTCACCGATATCTGGGGGGTCTTCACCTCGGCTGGCATCATGAAACAG ATGGACCTACGGCATCTTTCAGATGAGGCCAGCAGGAACACCACCAACCCGTACCCCATCTACAGCGCCATCGAGAAGCACTGCTTCTCCTCCGGTCCCATCGAAG GCCAGTGGTTCGAGGTGAGCCCTCACGAGGCCGGCTTCACCGAGCTGGGCCTCTTCGTTGAAACGTCTCTCCTGGGCAGCAAATTCAAGAGCGGAGAGCTGTTGGAGGAAACGCCTGAGATGGATATGGTCAAACTCCAAG GTGTTCTGGGCTGTGCGTTGGCTCATGAGGACACGATGAAGGAGTTCATCCCTCCCTGGCTGAATG tggctGGGCAGAGAGACAGTGCTGCTGAAGAGTACCTGCGTGTATACAGTGGCCTTCATAAGCTCGTGGCCCTGACCAGAAGCACCGTGAAGGATCCGACTGCCCTGTCTTACCTCGGAGAGCTGCAGCAAATACTCGAAG ACCAGATGAAGCGCAGTGAGTCGGCGTGGCTGGAGCCCAAAAGTGTGGAGGAAAGAAAACGTCTTTCTCAGCTGCTGCGTACCGAGCTGCTGACGGCCGTCGAGACCTGGAGCGAGAGTCTGGAGGCCGGAGCGTTCCGGACACAGG GTTCTTCCCAAGATTATAGCGTGGGAGTGGGGAACAACCAGCAACTTTCTCTACCAATACCAAG ATTCAATGGTTCCAACTTGCCTTCGCGCTCAAGAAAGATTCCACCTCATAGACGCGGGGCTGCTGATGAACGTCGCCTACCCTCCATTcctgggagagaagagggacaTCGACCTCATCATCGCACCAGAGTACAGCGCTGGCAACGTGTTCGAG ACGCTGACTCTAGCCAGAGACTACGCGGCCGCGGTGAAGAAGCCGTTCCCAGAGATAGACGAGCACatgctggaggagagggagtggCCAAAGGACTGCTACGTGCTCGAGGGCAAAGGCAGCCAGCCGTCCATCATCTACATGCCGCTCTTTAA